The nucleotide window ATGCCAGATCATATTCTTTCCACGATGCACCTTCAAAATTGCCCAACTTTCCATCACCATGAAGCTTGAGTGACAACTCTTTGCCATCATAacttggattttgatttttaggtCAATATATACTTACTTTGAATTGGAAGGGCACAATAGAATACCTTGCTTGTTGATCTTTCCAACACGAACATAGACAAGTGGTATGCAGAAGCACATCGCTAGCTCCAATTCCAGCCGTCCCAAAATGATGTTCATAAAAAACTATTCTCCTATTTCGATCAATGTTCAAAAAACATAACccaaaaaattcaccaaaccaTGCAGCAATCTCGTTAGTCTAATTGCTACATACAATTTCAAATACATGCATTAATTTCTATAATTCAATTATCTTGGATCATGGTTTATAGCATATACCTGAATTAACTAACCTAGCAACCAACCCTCTACGACATCATTCGAGGCATTCATCTTCAACAAAGGCTTCAACCTCTTTTCGGCGCGACATTCAAGGTTGGTGATGGAAAGCTGGCAATTTTGAAGGTGCATCGGGGAAAGAATATGACATCGGCAATTTTGAAGGTGTGTCAAGACCTTCAATGGCGTGATCTTCTGCTATTCTTCTTCGTCTTTTATTTCgttttgttgattttgattcttcaaatttaatttaattttttcttttaatgaagAAATGTTTAATTTTAGATTAAAAAATATGTAATGTCATGTCATTTGCCACATCACCTTATTGTATGTTGACATAATTCAAACAATAAATTTGAACCATTgaatattttaaaatctaatggaTCACAAGGTGTGTCAAAATTTGTGTAAAAAGAAGTGTCCCTTGATCCGGACCCTACTATATATATACTCCTTGATGTAGTACTCTATTATTGATGAATGAATTCACTTtcgatcaaaaaataaataaattatgagGCTAGTTCATAAAAATAGAAACGCTAATGCACGCTGATAGGGTccggttgtttttttttttttttgaatggattgaagaaaacagaagaaaagaaaggaggagggaaaaaaatgtttattggtGGACTGACAGGTTTGGCACAGCACCATATAAAACCGTTTTCAACCGTCACTAACCGCTCTTCTTTATCAAATTTCCAGTTTCCTTCACAAAAAGGAAGGTTACTGTTCCTCTGCAGAGCCCAAGCCTCTCACTTTTTCTTCCATGGCATTCAAAATGAACTTGCTCATATTCATCTCACTCTTGGCTTTCTCAGTTGGCTCCAAGCTTTCATATTCAGGTAACTCGCATTCAAAAACTTCTCTTCGTTTCTTCAAATGATTCATCTTTGTCTTTAGCCTTCTGTGTTTGTCTTTGTTTCAGACAACGCAGCGGTGCCGGAGTTCACATTCAGTTGGCTGGACGATAAAGACACATATCAAGCCGGCGAAATCGCCACCATAAGCATCAGAGCACTAAACAACTTTGACAAGCTTGACAAGAATGCGTTCAAGCCCACTCTTACAGTAGATGGAAAGATTGGGAATAGCTCTGTAGTATCTGGGGTTCTTTCAGATTTTGAAGGAGACCCTACTAGTTGGAAGCTTTTCTTTACTACAATAACAGCCGGGTTGTTTAACGTGTTGATCAATGAGGACCACTACAAAGTGTTTGATTCATCTCTGCATTTCCAAGTTCATCCAGGTTTTGGTTTGTTTAATTTCATTAGCTCTTTTAGTCTTTTTGAGGTATGTGTTGAACTAACCCAATTGCTTTTTGCTGTTTTTGATTGAAGGGAAAATATACCCATCTGTCTGTGTTGCTTCGTGGATGGGTTTCGTCCACGAGTTTGAAGCTGGTGCTCAAGCTAGAGTACAGATACTTCCGAAGGATGCATTTGGGAATAAGATCAATGAAACCAGTGAAGATCCAAGGGTACATAATTTTACAGTGTCTGTATTTCATGCAAATGATTCCACAAGCATACCGAACATCACCCACTTTGGTTGGAACCAATTTGGTTATATCATCATGGAATTCATTGTGGTAAAAGCTGGAGACCTCTTGTTGCATGTGGAAGGTGGTAATCAGAGCTTAAATGGCTGTCCACTACCCTTTAAGGTGAACCCAGGTGGCGTACCATAgcaatatttataattataaGCTCATAATATTTGTCGAGGCAACTGCATAAATTAAGATGAGTTGGATAATCTCCAATTTAGGACTTAAACAGTTCTTTTTATGGTTTATAATGGCAATGAAGAAGCCATTCAATTATGTGattatttcacacagatatgcTCTTTTTCCATAGTAGAGTTATTGTAAGTCGATTTTTACTGCAGGACCTCTTGAAGTTTCCAATTGTGTGGTGAAATGGGATTTTGAACCAAATGCATGGCAATTATATTCCAAGATGGAAATCTTTATATACCAGCAAGATCAATATGGTAACCTTGTTCCAGGACTCTATGAATTTGATGCTGAAGTTGTTGAGACAGAGACGAATTTGTCAATACCTGTTCCAGATTTGCACTTTGAAGAAGTGGCAGCTGGAATTCAGCTGTTTTCTTTTACTAATCTGGAACCAGGCAACTTTTTGCTGACTATATCAGATATGAAGCATGATAAAAGCATCTCTAATATGCCATATGCTTATACCGTCTTTGTTGGTGAGTTTCATCTTGTTTTAGTAACATATTGGTGTTATAAGTTATTCCTCTTCCTTACACATGCCTCTCTTGTGTACATTTGGATAGGCTATTGCAATGGGATAAACAGTGTTGTTAATGGAACTGGTTTAAATAGCTCCGCGGCAGGAGAAAGATCAGAATTTTCAGTTTATTTGAATGATGCTTATCAAAATCCCTCTCCAGTTGAAATCGAAAGGCTTGAAATACAAATTGTAAGGGAAATTGACTCCTACCATGTGCAGTCGAGCATATTTCCTATCCAGATCATCAATGGTACATGCAAGTTAGCAAATATTGAGTTATTTCCCTTGTTAACTATTTTCACTATATTTCACAAAATTTTGTATCTCTATGTTAGGGAGTGGACCTGCACAAGGAATAAGATATGGTACAACCAGCCAAATAGAATTTGCTCCTTCACCATCTATGACCTTGACAAATTCTGTAAGGAGAGTGTGTAGATGCATACACAAACACAGACACAGATGCATTAACTTTTACACATTATTTCCCTAAGCATTTAGATTCTAACTTTATGCAGTTTCTAAATTCAGACTGTCGGGAGCTTCAGTACTCTGGCAATAGCTCTCAATGTGGTATATACACCTGACAAGAGTGGGATTTATAAAATTTATGTGTTTTGTGGAAATATTTTGCTGAATGGAGGCCGTCCCTTTGATAAGGAAGTTATAGCAGGTATGATTTCAGCTAACATTTGTGGAAAGGAACTGCCAGATAGAAATGGAAAATGAACTAAGCCAATGCTAATAGAGCATAACATGAGCTGGCATTTCTCTGGCATTACTGCACAAAGGTCGCATTTGATTTATACAGACTTAGAAAACTTTAACTTCTAATTAAATAGGTAAATGTCAATACCAGAGTCTTAAGATATGCTAGTTTTCCAGCTTGAATCCTCTATCATGTATAAGTCACATCATGTGAAAGGATGTTTATGGAAATGGTTTTGACTTTTGTTATGACCTTGACGACTTTATTACTAATGTTATTTGTAAATTGTAATCTTGTCAGTCGTAAATGATTGCACGAACTACTTCACTGTTTCAGCCTCTTATTTCACCTGAGATGAATAGGTTCCCAAATTTGGTGCAGGGAGTGTTGATCCATCATGCTCAACAGTTGTCAAATTTTCTCCCAAGGTGGCAAGGACGATTAATAATGAAGTAGTAGTGAAGCTCGGGGATTCATTTTTCAATCCCGTCTTGTCACAACAATCTGGGCTGAAACTAGAGATTGTTTCTGTAAACAGTTCTGGCTTTTCAAGTTCCTTGTTTGTGGACAATAATGATGGGTCATACACTGTACAATATCTGGCTAAGGAGGTTGGAACTTATGAGATGTGTGCTTCATTTGATGGCAAACGTATTTCTGCCTGCCCCTTTGGGGTCAATGTCTACAGTAGTAAGTTAAGAGTAACAAGATGTTAAATAAGCATAGCTCCTGTTCTTGATGAGGTCTAATGGTATATCGATTTGATTGCCACTCGTGCTTTTTTTACTTATCTTATAGGTTGATATTTTTGCAAGTTTCACTCATTTTCAATTACTAGTACAATGAATATTAACTTTGCTTCTATTGTCACAGTATAATGGACTGAATGATGTGGTCATCTGCAGGCGAATATTTTCCCAGAGCCGAAAATGATACAATTTCTGTGTGGGAGGATGAGTCAATTGCTTTTGATGTTTTGGCCAATGACTACTTTGCTGGAAATAATGCTAGTGTTGTTGAGTTCTCCAAGGTACAACCATGCATCATGATCCTCCTTTCTATTCTCCCAGATAATTTGTTAGGATGGTGCCTATTATGAGCAACTAAATTGATCTACCATCGATTTCACATAAACACAGCCTAAACTACAAAAGAATTTTCTTGGAAATTTGATTGGTTGATGTTTCTCAGCCAGGTCATGGTTCCCTTATTGAGTATGGAAGGCTCCTCCGGTATACACCTTATAAAGACTATTATGGAAATGATTCCTTTGTGTACACAATGTCTGATATAAACGGCAATCTTGCTACTGCTTTTGTAAACATATCTGTTCTCACCATCCCACCACAATTTGTTTCATTTCCAAGTGAATTGCAAGCTACTGAAGGCGAGATTAATCCAAAATTTGGGTAAGGTACTTGCTATTAATCTATAACACATTCTTAAGGATGGCTGTATAATTATAGCTTTTGGCTATTTGCAGTGGTTTCTCTGGGTTTATGATAAGATATTCCGACATGATGGAGAACATCTCTGTTAATCTTAGTGCGCAATCTGGGACAGTATTTCTGTCTCCGATGCTAATGCAATTCTGGGAGCCCATTTGGAATGGACTTTCTGTGTACAAAGAGGATGGAGGAGTGAAGGGGTTGATATTACAAGGCAGTGTGGAAGTAATCAATTTTGCCCTTAAGTCAATACAGTACTATGGGTACTTTTCACCAATCTTATCCCCCAATCACAAAGACTCCTGTTGAATTTTGTCACCTTTGTTTGCATTCTTGTTTCATATCAGTAACATTATTTTTCACTTTCCGCAAGTCAGTAACGAGAACTTCTGTGGCTATGATACTATTCGGCTCACTACGAGGAATAGGAATGGAGTAAATGACTTGCATATTCCAGTTTTTGTGGAACCTATCAATGATCCTCCCTTTATTCATGCACCTGAGTTTATCATTCTGAAAAGTAATGAAAATGGGTCACTGATATATGACAGAGAAACAGACAAGTTTGAGTTCTATATTGGAGACCCAGATCTTCTTGCGTTCCCTGGTATGGTTAGATAAGATCATACTTTTATGTATTGAAGTAAACTGGAGATGGAAATTTGGAATCATATGCCTCACATGAATAATTCTCATATGGCAAGTTTGATGTTCTGTTGTTGGATTATCTTTCAGGTAATGAATCCCTTTTTTCGGTCATCTTCTCTATGGAAGTTAATGATGGATATTTGGTAACCAGCCTACCAGCTGAGCTCATCACTACAATAGAAGTGAAGACTAAGAATAGCTACCAGTGGCTACCACTTCAGACATATGTTACCATCTCAAAGCATTTCACGGTCAAAGCTAAGGGAATTAGATTTTATGCAACAGTTAATGAATGCAATACTGCCATGCAACAGCTGTTTTATCATGTGTGTGAACTCCCAACTTAATTACACTGTTTGGAATCATTTGTTTTGTTCAAACCAGGAATCATGTATTGTCTTGAGTccaacatatttttttttgcacagggTGGAGAGCAAGATGCCATTTTGACAGTGACATTGAATGACCTGGGAAACTATGGCTGTTATTGTAACTGTTCCGAAAAGATATCAGTGCCCTTACTTGCTGAGGCTTCTGTTAATCTAATAAGAAGAAGGCAAATGAGTTCACTTGTGTCTCGTGGTAAGTGGCAATCGATTTATGGTGACTTATGAGTACTTCTGTTGGTTACCTTTGGATCTTAACATCAGTAACTTAGAGCTAAAGTGCTTCTGTCGAGACAGCTCGATAGTGCAACTCAATTTGGTTCTTGAAATCTCCCATTTGTAAGCCGTCTGTTGTGTTTGACACAGGCTTAGGATCAGCTATTGTCATCGAGTCCATTATAGTGTTTTCACTGGGAGCAGCACTAATGTTTTTCACATGCAAATGTGCAACTATCCTTGTAAATGAAAGAAGAACCAGAGCTACCAAGACTCCAGCTGACCCAGCAAGTGCACATAGTTTGGGCAAAGGAACTGTAAGTATGCTATGTCATGACTGTAGACAACTTAATATAGCACACTCTTTCTTCTAAAGCACTTATTCAAAAAGCTCAGCTCTCCATTTGTTGATTGGGCAGTCGGGTAAAAGTTTACCAGAGAACGCAACTCACCTTACTGCGTCTTGTTCAAGTCCCCTGCTTGGCAGCCAACGTCCCAACTTTCGACAACGGTAATGAATTGAAATATTCAGGTTAATAATGAACATGACATAGGACTGTGAAGGATATATCTGACATGTAATTTGCTTTGGTTTAGGTCCTGCCGTCAATCTGGAAATAGGGAATCAAGCAAGGCAGCATATACGGCTAGTGGTGAACGCATTCAGCAGAATCTTGCGCCTAGTTTTAAGCCCTTTTGTGTTGAGAAGGAATAAAGTGCAACTGTGTGAGAGTTTATTGACACTGTTATGTATTGTTGAAATTACTCGATGCAAGACCCTGACTAACCTTTCTGGTCATCAGCTTGTAACATAATGGTGTGGTATTTACTATTTGTGCCTATAAACACTTGCACATGTAGAAAAGGAAAGTGCTAGcaaccttcttcttccttttttttttttttctcttttcatcttGTGTGTAAATTTAGTTTCAATTTCTGTTTAGAAGGTCCGTCTTGATTAAATCACTCATATGTAAATGAGAGATACATAATGACGACCAATATTATGTATTTGAAATAAAAGTTAGATTAGCTACCAAATGGGTCTGATTGCGTGCTAGATGTACGATGGAACGCAGAATTATTTAGTGGTCAAACTTCTCTGTTTCCTCTGTATCCACGTTAATGTTAGAATGGTCTTTTTAAATAATTATAATTATGAACTATTGAATATTAGTTATCGGTAATCTATATCTATAATTTTATACGAATGTTGGAAAATCAATAATTTGATATCTCAACTTTGCACTCCTTCATACACTTTCGTTGTTGAATgcaccaaagtgatagttttgaaagttcAAATATAAAAGTGTCAATTTGTCTAAAGTTTGTATACAAAAAAATTGGACACACCTATCCTAAAGACTTGGTCATTAACAAAATTGTTCCTTACATGCGTGCGCGCGTGTGTGTGACGAACACCTTTCTCTAATGAATATCGTCAGtacatttggttttgttttatttttttgtgggGTTAATAAGGAGCACTTTTACCGACATTGTATATATTAAAAATCAGATTGTCAATGAAGGTTTCATCCAAGCCTTTTCCAACAAATTCTTTGTCGCCAAAAATATAGCGGTCATTCCTAagcttatatattaaaaaaatatttaatatgtaatgttttttaaatatttttttttatcgagaGTGAGTAGTAAGCTATATCTGTTACGTTGGCGAGTTAGTAACACATCAATTCAGTCAGTATTCAAACTG belongs to Rosa chinensis cultivar Old Blush chromosome 4, RchiOBHm-V2, whole genome shotgun sequence and includes:
- the LOC112199985 gene encoding protein GAMETE EXPRESSED 2 isoform X1 produces the protein MAFKMNLLIFISLLAFSVGSKLSYSDNAAVPEFTFSWLDDKDTYQAGEIATISIRALNNFDKLDKNAFKPTLTVDGKIGNSSVVSGVLSDFEGDPTSWKLFFTTITAGLFNVLINEDHYKVFDSSLHFQVHPGKIYPSVCVASWMGFVHEFEAGAQARVQILPKDAFGNKINETSEDPRVHNFTVSVFHANDSTSIPNITHFGWNQFGYIIMEFIVVKAGDLLLHVEGGNQSLNGCPLPFKVNPGPLEVSNCVVKWDFEPNAWQLYSKMEIFIYQQDQYGNLVPGLYEFDAEVVETETNLSIPVPDLHFEEVAAGIQLFSFTNLEPGNFLLTISDMKHDKSISNMPYAYTVFVGYCNGINSVVNGTGLNSSAAGERSEFSVYLNDAYQNPSPVEIERLEIQIVREIDSYHVQSSIFPIQIINGSGPAQGIRYGTTSQIEFAPSPSMTLTNSTVGSFSTLAIALNVVYTPDKSGIYKIYVFCGNILLNGGRPFDKEVIAGSVDPSCSTVVKFSPKVARTINNEVVVKLGDSFFNPVLSQQSGLKLEIVSVNSSGFSSSLFVDNNDGSYTVQYLAKEVGTYEMCASFDGKRISACPFGVNVYSSEYFPRAENDTISVWEDESIAFDVLANDYFAGNNASVVEFSKPGHGSLIEYGRLLRYTPYKDYYGNDSFVYTMSDINGNLATAFVNISVLTIPPQFVSFPSELQATEGEINPKFGGFSGFMIRYSDMMENISVNLSAQSGTVFLSPMLMQFWEPIWNGLSVYKEDGGVKGLILQGSVEVINFALKSIQYYGNENFCGYDTIRLTTRNRNGVNDLHIPVFVEPINDPPFIHAPEFIILKSNENGSLIYDRETDKFEFYIGDPDLLAFPGNESLFSVIFSMEVNDGYLVTSLPAELITTIEVKTKNSYQWLPLQTYVTISKHFTVKAKGIRFYATVNECNTAMQQLFYHGGEQDAILTVTLNDLGNYGCYCNCSEKISVPLLAEASVNLIRRRQMSSLVSRGLGSAIVIESIIVFSLGAALMFFTCKCATILVNERRTRATKTPADPASAHSLGKGTSGKSLPENATHLTASCSSPLLGSQRPNFRQRSCRQSGNRESSKAAYTASGERIQQNLAPSFKPFCVEKE
- the LOC112199985 gene encoding protein GAMETE EXPRESSED 2 isoform X2, whose product is MEIFIYQQDQYGNLVPGLYEFDAEVVETETNLSIPVPDLHFEEVAAGIQLFSFTNLEPGNFLLTISDMKHDKSISNMPYAYTVFVGYCNGINSVVNGTGLNSSAAGERSEFSVYLNDAYQNPSPVEIERLEIQIVREIDSYHVQSSIFPIQIINGSGPAQGIRYGTTSQIEFAPSPSMTLTNSTVGSFSTLAIALNVVYTPDKSGIYKIYVFCGNILLNGGRPFDKEVIAGSVDPSCSTVVKFSPKVARTINNEVVVKLGDSFFNPVLSQQSGLKLEIVSVNSSGFSSSLFVDNNDGSYTVQYLAKEVGTYEMCASFDGKRISACPFGVNVYSSEYFPRAENDTISVWEDESIAFDVLANDYFAGNNASVVEFSKPGHGSLIEYGRLLRYTPYKDYYGNDSFVYTMSDINGNLATAFVNISVLTIPPQFVSFPSELQATEGEINPKFGGFSGFMIRYSDMMENISVNLSAQSGTVFLSPMLMQFWEPIWNGLSVYKEDGGVKGLILQGSVEVINFALKSIQYYGNENFCGYDTIRLTTRNRNGVNDLHIPVFVEPINDPPFIHAPEFIILKSNENGSLIYDRETDKFEFYIGDPDLLAFPGNESLFSVIFSMEVNDGYLVTSLPAELITTIEVKTKNSYQWLPLQTYVTISKHFTVKAKGIRFYATVNECNTAMQQLFYHGGEQDAILTVTLNDLGNYGCYCNCSEKISVPLLAEASVNLIRRRQMSSLVSRGLGSAIVIESIIVFSLGAALMFFTCKCATILVNERRTRATKTPADPASAHSLGKGTSGKSLPENATHLTASCSSPLLGSQRPNFRQRSCRQSGNRESSKAAYTASGERIQQNLAPSFKPFCVEKE